The Chiloscyllium plagiosum isolate BGI_BamShark_2017 chromosome 14, ASM401019v2, whole genome shotgun sequence genome segment TCACGCGCTTGAATTTGGACCTGGAAGTTTTTGACATTCTCGTAATCGAAAGAGCGCAGCGCATAAATGGTCCCGTTCAATGAATTAATATTGAGATAGGTGGAGACTGGCGATTGCTGAATAATATCTTTGAAAGAATAAGAAATATAGGAATTCTGCTCCAGATCAGGATCAGATGCAGTCACCGTGGAAATTGAAGCACCCGGGATGTTGTTCTCCATTACATACTCTGTATATGTACGTCGAGCAAACCTTGGGGCATTATCATTGACATCAGAAATCGAGATCTGGACGGTCTGATTTGACGATAATGGGGGAGACCCTGAATCCCAGGCTAAAATGGGGATGTTATATCCAGTGATAGTTTCACGATCCAACAAGCCACTTGTAATCAATTTGTAATGGTTGTTCAAAGAGGATAGAAGCTTAAATGGAAATTCCTTAGGAACCTGACAGTGGATTCGACCATTAGCTCCAGAATCGCGATCTGTTACATCGATCAAAGCTACCACAGTCCCGAGCTCTGCATCTTCTGGGACATTACTGGACAGTGAAGCCAGCTTTATCTTAGGGGCGTTATCATTCATATCAACAAGTTTGACCAACACTTTAGAATGTCCTGCGATTGCTGGTGAGCCATTATCCATGGCTTGAACAGCGAGTTCGTAACTGCTCGCTTCTTCAAAATCCAAAGGCTCTTGAACTCTTACCTCTCCAGTATCTGGGTCCAAACTGAATAGCTCGCGCACTCTGCGAGAGACAAGGTTAATGAAAGAGTATTTTAACTCTGCATTGGTGCCTTGGTCTGGATCGACAGCGTTGATCTTGATCACGAAGGTACCTGGAGGTGTGTTTTCCACCAAGCTCGCCCTGTATACTTCCTGGTCGAATGCAGGCGCGTTATCATTGATGTCAAGCAAATTAACGTTGATTTGAATGGTCCCAGATCTTGGAGGGGTCCCACCATCAAAGGCTGCTAATACCAGCTCAAAGGACGACTGCTGTTCTCGGTCCAAGGGCTTCTCTAACAGTAGCTCTGCAAGTTTAGTATTGTCCTCCCTTGTTTGCACATTTAATCTGAAGTGTTCATTCGGACTGAGTTTGTACGCGGTGATTGCGTTTGTCCCCACGTCTGGGTCGAGCGCGCTCTCTAGTGGAAAACGTGAGCCTGGCGCAATGTTTTCCGCTATTTGTAAGAGAATGGCACTCTCCGGGAAACTGGGCGAATTATCATTAATATCAACAATCTCGACTTCACCGCGGTACATTTCCAGAGGATTTTCTACTATTATTTGGAAATTTAGTATACACCTAGTGATTTGTGCACACAACTGTTCTCTGTCCATTCTTTCGTAAACAAACAAAACGCCATTCTCCAGATTTACCTCCAAATGCTGTCTTCCGTCTACTGATGCAAGACGACATTTTCGAGCTGACAGTTGCCGAACGTTTAGTCCTAAATCTTCAGCGATATTCCCAACGAAGGTACCATATTCCAATTCCTCTGGAATAGAATACCGAATCTCTCCAAAAACTAGATTAATTGTACAAAGCAGGAGAATAAGAGTCAACATCTTAATTATAAAGGCGTTGTTGTTTTGTAGGTTCGCCATTGTGCCCGCACCGGATTGTTGTGGAAATTCTCAAATATATTTCAGGACAGGCACTGGCTTCGCTGCGATATCCGTTTATAAGTGAATCTATAAGTCAAATTTACAAATAATCGTTTTCTCACTCCGACCATCGCTCCATAATGTAAATTGATGTAAACGACAATTATCTTTCAGTCAGCTGTCTTTTTATCTTGAGGAGGGGCAATGGATCTCCCACTGCATCCGAGCTCTTTATTGGTCGACAGCAAGAAAAGGAgttcctgccattaactgtgccTTTCTAATCTTAAAGCTGCACTGGTCTATGAATGAACTATTTAGTGGTGCACAATTCATATAGGTACTCAACATAAACAGCTGCATTGTCATGTTTTAATCGTTTTCTCCATAATCATCATTAACGTCTCCAAATTGTGGCATTTCCTTGATTTGAATTTTGATGCTTTGTTCTCAGTTCAAAAATAATGAAGGGCAAAGTTACATAATTTTGGTCACAATAAAAGCACGTTCACACTGGATAGCACTCATCAATTCTTGATCTGCAAAGCTGAGTTTCTATGCATTTTCATTGATGTTTTTTCACATTTGATTGACGTCGAAATCAAGTTCAATGTTTATGACCATGCAGACTGGAAAAGTCCATTAACCCTTTAGAACTGGATCCGCCAGACAAGTAGAGTACTACAACTCACAAACGAAATTTTATTTAGCCACCTTAGCCCTACGTCCCTGAATGTTATTTAACTCAAATCTACGATCTTGATCAATTGTCCCATTGTCTACAACCTTTTAAGTCAAAGAATACGCAGATTTCTAAACCACTTAACAGCAgtacaaaattattttgtttcctttatatTTCAATCAGCAGATCCAATTAAGGGTTAAAGAAGGGAAGATTGCAAATAAATTGGATGAGTGTGGGTGTGTTTGGCTGCATGCAAGTTGCTAACTTTGCCAATGAAGAAACTAGAGAGTGAAGGTGAATGCAGACTGATATGCTGCTTTGAAATGAAGTTGAAACAGGGAAGAACATTCTCTTTCTGTAATTTGGGAATTGCAACTTATTGCAACACGTTGAGAAATAGTGCTAGAGAAATTATTATTAAAAAGTAAATACTAAGTGTGTCATATTAAACTGAACTCACTTTTTGTATCCAATACAGAAATGACAAATAGATCCAAGAACATACAACGTCAATGTGGAAGTGCAGTTCAaattttttgtccttaaattaGGCATTCTTGGAAAGGAGTGGACTATTTAGAAGGAAAGAGGAAACTAACCTTCAGATGCAATGGAAAGAAAATAGAAACCTTATTTGTAATGGCAGAATTCGTGATGCTCAACGTATTTGAAAATATAAGTTCTTTTTTGGTCCTGGAATAAAGGTTTCATGGAAGGCCGGTATTTATTCCCAAACTCAAATTGTGCTTTGAAAAATGGCAGCAAAATATGTCTTTGAGCCTTTGCTGCCCATGTGGTGATGGTACATTAACAGTGATCTTTAACTGGTTGAATTGGATTGAACTTGGTTAAACGTGCAGAAGAGATGAAGGTGTCAGTTACCTAAAAGTGAAATTAGACACACATTGTCTCATGAAAGAGTttagagaaaataaaatatgttTCACCGTTGTACTAACCCAACCTGTAAGACTGTATACAATGCATGCATTTAGACGAAATAAAATTGATGGTTGCATGACATTTTAACAGATAATGGAATCGATAAGGAAGATGAATAGCGACGTTCGAGCAGAGCAGAAGAAATAATGCAAGCTTGTTTAAATCTGAATGGAGACGTAATAACTATAATAAGGTTTCAGGGATCTGACAGCCATGAATGTAACAGATAAATAAGTCGTGACAAATTCAATAATGTACTCCAATTCAAAATCTCCAAGCGGCTTAGCACAAATGAATCGCTTCTGGGCTTCATAAAGAAACGTATTTTCCAGCTCAAGACCTGGGTTCGTTGTTGATGAATAATTTCAGACTGAATGGAAACTGAAATTTTAGAAATATGCGAGCATGTAAGTTTAAAGGGCGAAAATTAAATAGTTAATatagtttgcagattacaccaaaattggaggtgtagtggtcagcgaagaggattacgttagattacaacaggatcttgatcagatgagccagtggcggatggagtttaatttagacaaatgcgaggtgctgcattttgggaaaacaaatcttagcaggacttatacacttaatggtaaggtcctagggagtgttgctgaacaaagagaccttggtgtgcaggttcatagctccttgaaagtggagtcgcaggtagataggatagtgaagaaggcatttggtatactttcctttattggtcagagtattaagtacaggagttgggaggtcatgttgcggctatacaggacattggttaggccattgttgggatattgcgtgcaattctgatctccttcctaccggaaggatgttgtgaaacttgaaagagttcagaaaagattgacaaggatgttatcaggtttggaggatttgggctatagggagaggctgaacagtctggggttgttttcctgaagcgtcggaggctgaggggtgaccttatagaggtttacaaaattatgaggggcatggataggataagtagacaaagtcttttccctggggtgtgggagtccagaacatgagagtataggtttagggtgagaggggaaagatataaaagagacctaaggggcaacgttttcacgcagagggtggtacctgtatggaatgagctgccagaggaagtggtggaggctagtacaattccaacatttaaaaggcatttggatgggtatatgaataggaagggtttggagggatatgggccgggtgctggcaggtgggactaaaatgagttgggatatctggtcgacatagacaagttgaaccgaaaggtctgtttccatgctgtacctctctatgactctaaatcggCCTGTTTCGTCATAATAAATAAGAACACATTGTTCACTGAAGTAAATGTGAAATTGCAGTCGGAAAGATCGACCTGAGTGGATAAAATTCTAATCTTATTTAATCTATCTAGCTTTCGCACTAGTCAATTAATACAGAAATACACTGCGCTTAAATTaataggaataaaataatgaaaatgttAAATGTGTAACTAGTACAAGCAAAATGCTGGTATAGCATTCTCCGGCTAGCATGCATTTCGCAAATAATGTGTCCCGTACTCTTCTGTTTGCCATCAGTTaatttaattttgccattgatcCTTTGTTCGCGTATTTTGTATTAACGTTCGAATTAAAGAGCTGTTATTTCCCTTGTCTGATTAATTCTATCTTTCTAGTTTTAATTTAGCTTCACAATAAACCGTTATAGTAACAGTCAAAACTCGAGAAATCTTACATGCTTCCTTGGTTCACGTGCTAGCAATTGTTCGCTGATACAGAAATGTGTGGGCTCATTCTCAAACATCGAgtgaaaacagcaaaaaaaatcccTACAGTAATGGAGTGATGCGCCATCTGTTGGTAGAGTTGTGAAATTGGCACTCGGATGTACGTTAATGCCCTCCGGAATGCACAAAGggtatattttcttttaaaatgtttgacACGCTAACCTCCTTTGTTCAGCATTATTTCCCCGCCCAATACCAGTGTATCGATTAATTAAGTATTCGCCTCATTGCTTTTTAGTGATTCTTTCGACCGTTTCTTTAAACTTGCACCATAACAGTTGTTGCTCCTCAAAGCTGGCAATTCTATCGCTGAAAATGGGAAAAAGTTGCACAGTAGTAATGTTACTGTGCCAGCAATCCAGAGTCGTCGGCTTAACACTCATTTGcagggattcaaattccaccagggcAGCGAGTAACATTCAAATTTCGTtatatatttggaaataaaaGTGAGTCTCACTGACAATGACCATAAAACTCTCAGAATATCCTAAAAGgtcatctggatcactaatgtcttttagggtgGAAAATCTGTAGTCCCTCATtcgccgacatgtgactccagacccaatcaATGCGGTTGACGTTTCACTGCCTCCTAAAATAGTCCAGAAAACTCTTAATTGTATCAAAGAGCTGCAGgtaaatttaaaatcaaataacTGGATCAACAAACTTGCGTCAACATTTGCAACAGAAGTATCAACGGGCCATACATAGCAGTCGATCCTGCAAAATCCTGCTTAGGGTCTGCGTCAAATTTGACCGAATTGCCTCGTAAACTCTCTCAggcaacagaatgcagaatacacaACAAACATCCCATCAACTCACCTGGCCTTCTTCGACACTTGCGAACCAACGGTTTCTACTATCTAAaaatacaagggcagcagattcattgGAAAATCACATCATGAAAGTTCCGCCCCTAGCCACACACTATCATGAATTGGAGTAATATAGTTGCTCCAATCGTACATTCCCCTCCAAACGACTCGCTACtttaacttggaaatatgttccttcaatatcatagaatcatagaatccctacagtgtggaaacaagccagatGGCcgaacaagtcgacaccgaccctccggaaagcaactcacccagtcccattcgcctaacccattaccctacatttactcttgactaatgcacctaacccacatattcctgaacactgtaggaaaactagcatggccaattcacctaatctttacatctttgggttgtggagGAAACCGAAGAACCAGGATGGTTGGGTCAATCATCTGGAGGTCTCGTCCGGAACAGCAGTAGGATTGTAGAAGCTTTTATTGTtattattaattcacaggatatgCGTGTTCctgtgggccaacatttattgtcgaACCCCAGCTGCCATTGAGAAGTTGGTTGTAAGCAGACATCCCGAACTGCTAAAGCCTACTTAGTTaagataaacccacaatgctattagggacaGAGTTCCACGATTTTGACGCAGCGACACtgatggaacagtgatatatttccaagttaggctGGTGAGTC includes the following:
- the LOC122556430 gene encoding protocadherin alpha-C2-like; this translates as MANLQNNNAFIIKMLTLILLLCTINLVFGEIRYSIPEELEYGTFVGNIAEDLGLNVRQLSARKCRLASVDGRQHLEVNLENGVLFVYERMDREQLCAQITRCILNFQIIVENPLEMYRGEVEIVDINDNSPSFPESAILLQIAENIAPGSRFPLESALDPDVGTNAITAYKLSPNEHFRLNVQTREDNTKLAELLLEKPLDREQQSSFELVLAAFDGGTPPRSGTIQINVNLLDINDNAPAFDQEVYRASLVENTPPGTFVIKINAVDPDQGTNAELKYSFINLVSRRVRELFSLDPDTGEVRVQEPLDFEEASSYELAVQAMDNGSPAIAGHSKVLVKLVDMNDNAPKIKLASLSSNVPEDAELGTVVALIDVTDRDSGANGRIHCQVPKEFPFKLLSSLNNHYKLITSGLLDRETITGYNIPILAWDSGSPPLSSNQTVQISISDVNDNAPRFARRTYTEYVMENNIPGASISTVTASDPDLEQNSYISYSFKDIIQQSPVSTYLNINSLNGTIYALRSFDYENVKNFQVQIQARDAGVPPLSSSATVNVIILDQNDNAPIIVSPSAQGGSAAEVVVPQSVGQGYLVTKIIATDADSGQNARLSYQMVRSTDLTLFTISSNSGEIRTTRNILDQDGSTHNLVISVKDNGQPSLSTTATIVLSILANVSEKNSDTNNLISTPNYSSDLNLYLIAAFSSTSLIFLVIIVLLVVLKCHQDRNDVPGYWSPVCCCSRMNAKETFSRASVPTDSLNYSGTGQNIPFPETYQYTVCLSPESSKSDFLFLKPCNPHVPQGQC